The region CCTTCATTGGtatattttggacattttctgatGGGGACCAGAAAGCAAACTCACATTAAGCCAGTTTTAAAGTCTCAGCATTGGCTACCTGGCAGGGGCCCTCTGTAGGTTCCCAGAGTGCTGAGCAGCTGAGAGTTAAAGAATCAATTCTCTCACTTTAAATTCCTCATTGTTGTATTCATAGTCATTACTTGTTTTATTGGTAGATTTAATAGATTTGATCATTTCACTGTGTATCTCTAGTGGttatctgtctgtctttctATTTTTGTCAAGTTTGATCATCTGATCAGGCAGCCAGAGAGAAGttctaaaactgttttcttgtctttacaTTGTGTTGATTCATTTTGAGGGCAGCAGAAGACTactttttcagacattttttatgatttagttTTAGTCTTCATGTTCTTTTAGTTattatgtttttagattttgttttcattaaacctCTGTGATTGTTATCCATGAATGTGCTATGTGATCAAATGTTATATATCTTAAAATAAGTATTATGCtttaaaaaagcatattttttaacaacattGCTAAAAATGATGGAATTAACCAACAATTTGTTCTCTCAGAATCACCTATAAAATAATATCTTGTTGGTCATAcagaaacaatttcaaaaattatGGTTGAATGCTGGATATGCCTTAAGCCCATTAGAAACAATGAGTCAAAGGTTAAGTGGATTGATTATCACTCCAGCAATATTACACATTATTCTAGTAATTAATTCTAGCTTAATTTCTCTTTAATTAAATACATCATAATATTTCcaagaaaaatacagattttaaagtGTATATATAGCAGCAGTAGTCAATAGTCATTTTCTAATTAATGATTGGATCATGCTTGATTTTCTTCAAAGATCAAACATATCTCAGAATGGTGCATTCTaattaaagcacaaaatatatattccaTAACACATCCTTTGCCAGTGGCAACACTGCTTTCCCACATTCACAGCAACATCAGGTGCAAAACttcatttacacattttctcttcagccaatatcacatttatttatttaccctATTTTACCAATTCAAAAAAAGATTATGTGAGAAACTGAAAGTTTATCATTAGACAGTAGCtgagcaaactttttttttaagtgcggTGGCTTTTAACAAAGGGGGCTGGGTGGGGGCCGATGTGGTACGAGTTATTAAGTAGGACGTTCTGGTACTGCTGAAGCCCTGTCCACACGGAGACGAGATGAGGTGACTGTGCATTCACAAGGAACAGATGTTTTGGGAGACCAGAAGAGATCATTGTTGAAACTGGATCCCAGACTGGATAAACTGTGACTGACCATGACAAAACAAGGAGCAAGTGTCCCTGGAGACATTTTGATACAGATTCAGAAAGTGTGTATTCTAAGCTTTCTAATAATGCCAAAcacatagaaaagaaaaaaaatgacaaagatatGGCCATTTGAATGTTGCCTCCACTCTGAAATGTGCTGTTTATCAACACATGTTCTGTGGTATCATCAAGTAAACACATCTTGTGTTGTTTTCTACATATTAtgtgttgttttagttttaaaaaacactggACACAGAATATGTTTTAAACTGTTGACCAATCACATTTCTCTCTGGATGTCTGCAGTTGTGGAACTTTCCACAGGAAAAACAATCAATTGAAGCAGCTgcttgttgtttatttgtttattttttgtttgttacttTAATTAATAGCCTCAAGATCCAAaagacatgaataaaaaaaatgctttcaccAGATTTAACTCAAGCTAGTTTTTTGTCTGTGTGGCTACAGAGGCACTTTaaccttgcagcaagaagatctTTGGTTCAAATCTTTGCATGAAGCTGCATGTTCCAGTGCATGTGTAGGTTCTCTttggtactccagcttcctcacacaatgcaaaaacatgactgttaatTGTTGCTCTAAAATTGCCTTCGCTTTGAGTGGATGGTTTTCTGTCCCTGTGTTGCCTAATGGCAACCCACCTGCCACCCAATGACAGATGGAGGTAGTCATCGCCTGAGCTCCACTTCTTTAATCCAAACATTCAACATATTTAACATGCAAATAGTTTATCGCAACTGAcgtgttaaaattatttaacacaatAACTGTGGTAAGGGAACACAATTATTGTGTTAAGTACTCTTAACACAATAACTGTGTTGAATTTAACACAAACTGTGTCGCCTGTATTGAGTACACATCACTGTATTGAGTTTTGGCGCAATTTGTGTTGATATTAACATATCTGTTTAAAGAGTGTGGGAACGTCTTAGAAtttcagaggaggagctgaatatatatttctataaaaCATAAACCCTTTATTGTAAtgcattttttcacagattaaatgAATATCATGTTAAATTCaatagtaaataataataactattgACGTGTGCAAAACATTCTAAGCAATCAAAGTTGTAAAAACTAAAGGACGACTTTCACTGAGGCTCCAGTCCTTGGTTCAGGGTAAAGAGCCGTGGAAAGAAATGTGATTGTTCATGAAGGACACATCGTTACCCCGACCTGACCCCCGAAAAGCAGCAGATAACGACAAATACAACATGCtagataatgttttattttattctttacatGTAAAGGCAAAATATATCCAGCCAGCCAGGAAATATTACTAGCCTTGTAAAGTAGAGATACCAAAAGTCAAGAGGAAAACCATTCAGATTAAAGTGCCCAGTGTTACAAAAGACATTTGCAATGTCTCTTCAGATTGTGAACAGTTTATAGATGTTTGGATCTGAGCATGGGCTATAAAACTTTTCCAGTAAATTTAACTCAGGTAAAATAAATTAGTTGGGCAGTGATTCCTTTGAAAACATTCTCATTGTATTTCTGGAGCCAGTGTTTCATTGGGAAGAGTAATTTTAACTGGAAAGTTGTGGGATTGGTCCCAGTTACCTCCAGACTAATCCTATGTTGTCTACAGACTGGGGTATGAGTGTGTGAATGTTGGGAGTGCCGCTTTGATTGGTCAGCGTGACTAGAAAAAAGCTGGAGAGGTTGATTTCATTTACTCTGAAAAAATTAGAGCCTCACCGAGGAACCGGAAGGTTCTGCGCACCAACGGGTTCAGGTAACAACAGTCGCCAGTTGCCACTGTCTTCTCTGAGCGATCAAACTCTTTGGATGTGTACTGGACCAGGAACAACACCGTTTCAGTGATTGTGATctaatggcaaaaaaaagatCGGAGACAAATCACAGAATTCAGTTCATATGAATATTTTCAGTCATGAGACTGGGCTCCATCTGCACATCTGTGGAATACACTGAAACATATGGGGGGAGGGAGTACTGCAGGAGAAGGGAGAGCTTATGTGATGagatttagcttttttaaatgaGTCTGACAGCCTGAAGGCTAAAACTACTGCTGTGTGAACGCTGGAATCTAGAAATAAATACCTGGGTGGATCTTTTTGCTCTGCAGGAACACTGACAGCACAAcagactggaaaataaaaccaggGCCTTCTAgaagaacattttcacagaTAACAAGTgcttcacagaaaaaaagaaacaaaaatcaaaacataatcaaatatctagagagaaattcaaatgataCAGATAATTAAACACAAAGACAATACTATTCAGAATACTCTTAAGGAAAAGCATGTTAGGATAAAAACATCTTCAGCTGGattataaatgttaaacttCTAGCTCAgtctgtgttaaaaatgtcctgTATGGGGCCCTGAATGTCTGGGGCCTTCAACTGCTTCTTAGTTTatttatgccttgggccggctctaACTGTGATCAGCATTACATTGTGTTTGAAGATCCACTCGCTGATGTCTTGATTGGGATTTAACAGAAgtacaaaaactaatttattttaattgtatttttttgatttgttgcttttaaaactctgtgattgtgtttaaatattgtCAACAGTGTCTTCCAttattacccagtaatatttttacattctcTGTCAGcctgacattttttaatacaaaaacaaggTGGACCACCTCTGTGCCCTGACCACCTGACTTAGTTTTCTAAGGAAAACCTGGATTTGTACATGTTTTAATGACTAACAAACTTTAATAACCGCAAAGACTAGAGACGCCCAGCTCTAGTATGGTAAACTGAAATGATACTCAGGCTTTGCCCTATTTCATCATTGTTCTGTAACACTGAACATGTTCCtggttcatttttctgtttgcacaCAGAACAGTGTCTTCTCATCATGGGGGCTGTGCTGCAGCTGTAGagataaaaataacagcagGCATTATTCAGCAACTAGAACCATACTTCACAAAACCTGGTTTCCCCTCAGCTCTCTTTAGTATCAccttaaaaaacacaagaaaaagaaaccagAGGGAGCCCAACAAATTACAAGTGAAGTCTTTGTAAGTAGTGATGACAGAAACTTCTTCTCAGTGTCACATTGAATTATAAAGCTAATCATCTATAAGACAAACATGTAATCCACCTCTGTTATTTGTGACATGTTCGGGGTTATAGGTCAGGGTAGAAGCTGGGCtaaaatgtcagtgttttcaCAAAAGAGGAATTTTCATTGTTCAGATGAATACGACAGGGAGAAATTTCCATTCAggaattcatttaaaaaaaactttctaggGTCTCCTAAACATTGTTTCTATGTGAACGTGGGGCACCAATGGTTATGTGTTGAGGTTTTTCTTTAGTTCAGAAGATACTGCCTGTAGAGATGTCCCTGCTTTAGAGACCGCACCAACCTCTTGCTGTCAGAAATTTGTCTGAAAACTCTTTTCCACTGTGGGATTTTTGCCAGGAAATGTGTTTCTGGCTGGTTTCACACTCCACACAAAGGAGTTAATGTCTAATTCAGAGGTTCTATCCTCTGGGATTTGAACCAACAACTCACAAACCATTCCTGGTCTGGATGCTTCCACTAGGCTGAACATCCACACATATGATATTCAGTCAGCTAATGTAACACAGTGTATCCAGGTGTGCAAAAGTTTGTGCACAAATGTCTGTTGTGTGGTCTTGGAGGCAACTGGTTCTCCCAGCAGGAGCCCACAGTGTAGCAGGTAATGCTATGTGTTTATTTGCCTGCTTGCTGCTGGTGTGAGGCTGCTGTAGCTGCAAAGATTTTCCATAACCTGTCCAACATCCTCACACTGGGTTCAGATCCTCACCTGCGCCATCTAACATCATTGTGATGAACTGTGTCTCCATGTTCAGCTTGGATTTCCTGGGATTAAAATTAAGTAATAATAATTCTGTAATTAATTCAATTATCTCTTCTATTGCTTCGATGATCAAACTTGAGTTGCTTTAGAAAGAGGACCAGCTGGTGAATGATACAGTTGTCTCCTTGACATCCCCCCGTGTGAATTTCATTACAGATAAGTGGACGGTCCACTCTGTTCTCCAGCAGGGGCCAGTGGACAACAAGTGGACAACAGTGGACAACAAGTGATAATTCTACTCATTCAGCTCTACTCCACTGTTGTTTCATTCGATCATCCACTGAACAGCCAGATGTGAATGAATCTGTGCCTGTAGTCTGACTGTTTATGTGTGGAAGTCTAGATGTTTTCCTGTTATGTTGAAGTCCTCATCAGCTTGTCTCAGAAAGATGGATAACTCACCAGTTCATGTGATGCACCCGTCCCTTAGTACCCAGCTGCCTGTTTCTATCAGATGGTAGCTCTTTCATTATGGGAGCCACAGTGCCATGTTTTAGGAAAACATTAGGGAAGTTTAGCTTTTTCTCAAGACAAACGTTCGTCACCATTTTTTAGACACCGTCTTTAACATTCCATAGAAATATGAACATGAAATTTAGTGAGAAAATTAGTAAATTAAGAGTAGTTTTGGCCTTTGTGCAACTCATTTTCTAGTTATCAGGTTTGAAATTCTGGAATTATAACTACTAACAAAAAAAGAGTTgcaattgttttaaaaagacaattgTCCACAGTGAGTTTTATTTAATCCTTGTATCTGTCCTTATCTCCTCCAACTGCCCAACATGTTTAGAAACCATCTTTGGGAAAGGCAAGGCATGGCTGAGGTCCAAGGTCAGACTGCAGTCTTGGCTTAGCAGCACTGAGAGCCAAAGACCATTTGTCCACTTTCTCATCAGCTTTAACAGGAGCTGACAGCGCCACAGTGACAATGTGTTACTTGTTTAGTTCCTAAGTACCTCCCTGCAttctctgctttctgttcaTATATGTCTGAGTGGACCTGCTCCCTGCAGGCTGCAGCAGGACAATGTGGTCAGGCCGTCCTTTTATGGCTTATTGGCTCAACTGCTCTTCTGGTGATGTTGAACTTGTGCACTCTTCTTTTCCTCGATCCTTTGTCCTTAAACTGtcacttatttaattttatacacATCTATGCCAGGATGCTCATCTGTCATCATCAGCAGTGCACCACAGGATAAGGTTTAACAGGTCATTTAGCCTTCCTCCAGACAGCTTCCACTGTCATTCCCACTGGCTCCATATTTCTCCGTCTGCAGGATAATCAGGTTTGTAGCCACAACAGATGTTAGATGGAAAGACAACACTGGCTGGCATGTGAGCAATAGACATGGCTTCACAAAGAGACTCTTGAGACAAGATTGAGGACTATCACATTTTGTATCCACTCTGTAAATTCCAGAGATCATCATTCAACAATTTGAACATTATGGTTTTAAGATAATAGTTGTCAAAGAGATGTTATTATGCAAGTGAAAGAAGGAGGCAATCGGGCCCTGCATTGTGAGGTTGAAGCTGGTTGGGATGGTTTCAGCAGAAATTTGCAGCCACTACTGATGTAAGAATCATTTTACTTGGCAGAAATTGtagaaatgtttgctttaaatttgAACTCAAAgctaaaatgtattattttagaATAAGGCCTACTGCCATCTTTAATAATCTTTTCAGGTTGATAATGTCACTCAGTCTAACAGTAAAGGTGTTGTTACACAGTGTGACAAGGCTCTATTATAGACGGACggacagatagacagatagCAGAGGCTCAGCATGCTGCCTGCAGCGAGACAGTGCTAAATAGCTGCTGAGGTAATTAAAAGAGAGTGCAACCTCCAACTCATCTGCCCCAACTATAGCATTCAGGTCGCAGGGGACAATATTGGTTTGCATAGTGCGTTTGATTTGTAGAATCATTTGGGACTCAATATTGCAGTTGTCTTTGGTTCTTTGAAGAACACAGTTTTCAAACTGTATCCTCTAAAGATGATCCAAACATTGTTTTAAGAACTGTTTATGGGTACGAACAACACTGTCAGACTGTACAAACAGATCCTAGATCCATTATGTATGTGGTGTGAAACATGTTAATCAGTTTAATTGACATCAGTATTtcaacaaagccaaaaacatcTCTATAGGTACACTGcctagccaaaaaaaaagtcgccacctggatttaactaagcaaataggtacaagcctcctattggataagtactgcataggcgattatctttcagctggcaacaagttatttaaccccagctgatgcaatgagtaactcctcatatCTTAAACAACCAtagcaaaagacacatcctgtggtcgtggaaaagactttagtctgtttaagaagggtcaaatcattggcatgcatcaagcagagaaaacatctaaggagattgcagaaactactagaattgggttaagaactgtccaacgcatcattaaaaactggaaggatggtggggaaccatcatcttccaggaagaaatgtggtcagaaaaaaatcctgaatgatcatgatcggcgattacttaaacgtttggtcaaatcaagtcgaagaaaaacaacagcagaactcaggagtatgtttaattgtgaatgcaaaagcatttccacacgcacaatgcgaagggaactcaaggggttgggattgaacagctgtgtagccgtaagaaaacctctaatcagtaaggctaaccagaaaaaaaggcttcagtttgctagtgTAGCACTATTTGATGTTTATAATGTAACAGTACTTAATGCACTGAAGGACTAAATAGCTTCTGAcatcagaaaaactaaattcgTCTGCTGGAGCTGTCGtcagaaatcaataaaacaatacaagagAGTAACTGTTTTCAAtactatgtattttttaaagaagaaaattaaataaacaatacaaaacatacatggaaaccaaaatacaataaatatatacacaataCTGCAGTTGATGTTCTAATGTGCACAGAGTCCTTCACTTTTCCCCGCTTGGTCAACACAGTGTCTGACcgacacacatttaaaagtccATAGTTTGTTTATCCAGAAACTTTAGGGAAAAATGTCCAAGCGCAATTCAGCTCTGATGGAAAGGGTGAATAATGGGTAGTGTGTCTGTGTAATGAGAAGGAGGGGAAAGTTCATGGACCATCAAACTCCTACCAGACCAGTATGGAGTGAAATTCGGTTCTCCTGGCTCCAGCCAGATCTTAGAAGCTCGCCATCCTTTAACCCCAAAAAGGGGAAATCACCTGGcctgtattaaaataaacaggacCAGTCAATTACCAGCCTGCTAGTTAACTAGACTTGTTTCCGTtgtacacataaataaatgcaattatacataaataaatgcaattatatctacaatcaattatttaagacaaagatatttaacatttatcacATCATTTTAAACACATATATTGCATTTAAAAGTTAGATTGTGTGTTTGATGATCACACAATTTGGCTATCACCATCAATATGtcaaccaaacaaaacattcaagttCACTACTCACCAATTCCTTTTAAAGATCAGTGCATGGCAGCTTCATGGCTCCAAACTCACTGGATATTCAGATCTACATGGTTTATATTGtgagttttttaaacaaagtgcatacaaacaaagaaagaaccaaTTGTTTGACAgcacaaacctgcagctcctTTGTCTCCAGCTCTCCCTCTCACAGCTGATTGGGAAAGCTGGAGCAGGCCTGAAAAACCTACTTCAGGtgcagtgattggctgattgcacTGAGTGACTGACTGTCACTCTAACCAATGAAGTAGCAAAGGTGGGACTAAGGCAGTTTTTACCCTGGGTTACATCCTCCCCCCTTAAATCATGCACGTCCCGTGACATGTAAACATTAGACAATGTGAACAGTGCTAGAAGTGGTGGGTGTCCCAACTAAAGCATCGGACAAACTATGCAATAAAGTTTGAACGACTGAAATAAGCGGATTGCCTAAAGTGGTATATTGAAGTCTTTTAGGTACCACTCTATGACGTGTTGAACGTCTTGGAGGGATgtcattaatttgatttatgccATCAAGGTTTGGTGATCTGTTCAAAGTGATTTCAGAAGGAGCTTGAACAGTCTCACTAACTGGGCTTTCTGGATCAGGTAAGTCTTCAGAATGAGGTGGAACTTGTTCTGCAGACACATCAGGTTGTTCTTCAATACTGGATTCTGGTTCCATTGATTCCACTTCAGCAACTGATTTCACACTCTCAGAATCTGAAAGACTTTCATTAGCTTGTTTCTTCACTGGGGAAGCTGTTGGAACAACAGAGTTCCTTACATCATCAGAAAGTGATGACTTTTTGAGTGTTTTCTCCACATTGAACTTCACTGGAGGTGGAACGGGATAGAATGGAATCACTTGATCACAGTCCTCACTTTCAGCAGAGTCATCAGGAAATTGTTGCCCTTTCTTGATTTGTTGACATGTCTGGGGTTTTGTGACTGAAACTGTCTCAGTTGATCTTTCAGCATCTATTGTAGGGAGAAAACCACATGGAAGGAGAAGATCTCTGTGTAGTGTGCGTACTGGGCCATCTTTGCACTCTGGCTTTACAGTATAAACTGGAAGATCTCCAGCACACTTCACCACTACAAAGACATCTTGTTCCCATTTATCAGAGAGTTTGTGTTTACCTCTGAGTCTCACGTTCCGCACAAGTACTCGATCTCCAACTTCCAGCTTGGAAGGTAGAACCCGCTGATCAAACCGAGTCTTGTTCCTTTCAGCACTTCTGGCAGAGTTCTTTGACGCCATCTGATAACTTTCTTTCAACCGTGACTTCAGGTTCTGTACATACTGAGAATGTGATGGACATTTCTCTTCAAAAACAGGAAGACCAAAAGCAAGATCAATTGGGAGTCGAGGACAGCGTCCAAACATAAGTTCATAAGGAGAATATCCTGTCACTTCATTTCTGGTACAGTTGTACGCATGAACAAGAGGTTTAAcatattctttccattttgaCTTCTGTTTTGGTTCAAGAGTTCCTAACATTGATAGCAGTGTACGATTAAACCTTTCTACAGGGTTTCCTCTAGGATGGTATGGTGTTGTATGACACTTTTGGATTCCTATCATAGCACACAGCTCTTTTATCAACTTGGACTCAAAATCTGAACCTTGATCTGTATGTAGTCTTTCTGGTATtccaaaataaatgatgaaattgTCCAAAAGACATTTGGCGACTGTTCTTGCCTTTTGATTTGGCGTTGGAATGGCCATGGCAAACTTGGTGAAATGATCTGTCAGCACAAGAATGTCTTTGGTGTTGCTGGTATCTGGCTCAATACTGAGGAAATCCATACAAATGAGTTCCAATGGCCGTGAAGTCCGAATATTGACCAAAGGAGCAGCTCTTTCCGGCAGGCTCTTTCGACGAACACAACGTCCACATGTTTTTATCTTCTGCTCCACATCCATAG is a window of Xiphophorus maculatus strain JP 163 A chromosome 21, X_maculatus-5.0-male, whole genome shotgun sequence DNA encoding:
- the LOC111606158 gene encoding uncharacterized protein LOC111606158 translates to MSHADLKDHQRADSSVREVIHQLETGEKIPPTVRSELPEISLLLRELAKLEMIDGILYRRRQENEQHIYQLVLPADLRESVLHSLHNDMGHPGMDRTLGLVRARFYWPRMAMDVEQKIKTCGRCVRRKSLPERAAPLVNIRTSRPLELICMDFLSIEPDTSNTKDILVLTDHFTKFAMAIPTPNQKARTVAKCLLDNFIIYFGIPERLHTDQGSDFESKLIKELCAMIGIQKCHTTPYHPRGNPVERFNRTLLSMLGTLEPKQKSKWKEYVKPLVHAYNCTRNEVTGYSPYELMFGRCPRLPIDLAFGLPVFEEKCPSHSQYVQNLKSRLKESYQMASKNSARSAERNKTRFDQRVLPSKLEVGDRVLVRNVRLRGKHKLSDKWEQDVFVVVKCAGDLPVYTVKPECKDGPVRTLHRDLLLPCGFLPTIDAERSTETVSVTKPQTCQQIKKGQQFPDDSAESEDCDQVIPFYPVPPPVKFNVEKTLKKSSLSDDVRNSVVPTASPVKKQANESLSDSESVKSVAEVESMEPESSIEEQPDVSAEQVPPHSEDLPDPESPVSETVQAPSEITLNRSPNLDGINQINDIPPRRSTRHRVVPKRLQYTTLGNPLISVVQTLLHSLSDALVGTPTTSSTVHIV